In Triticum urartu cultivar G1812 chromosome 6, Tu2.1, whole genome shotgun sequence, the following proteins share a genomic window:
- the LOC125514393 gene encoding photosystem II 5 kDa protein, chloroplastic-like, whose protein sequence is MASLTMMASLSAAVAVDRRAAAPRRGLVVARAAKVEGQQEPAAKMAAVEPATDGRRAVVFAAAAAALSAIGGVAFAESDVKKGSPEAKKKYAPVCITMPTAKICHN, encoded by the coding sequence ATGGCGTCGCTCACCATGATGGCGTCCCTCTCCGCGGCCGTGGCGGTCGACCGGCGCGCGGCAGCCCCGCGCCGCGGCCTCGTGGTGGCCCGGGCCGCCAAGGTCGAGGGCCAGCAGGAGCCGGCGGCCAAGATGGCAGCCGTGGAGCCCGCCACCGACGGCCGCCGTGCCGTGGTGTTTGCTGCCGCCGCTGCGGCCTTGTCGGCCATTGGCGGGGTGGCGTTCGCCGAGTCGGACGTCAAGAAGGGGAGTCCCGAGGCCAAGAAGAAGTACGCCCCCGTCTGCATCACCATGCCCACCGCCAAGATCTGCCACAACTGA
- the LOC125513451 gene encoding histone H2B.4, which yields MAPKAAEKKPVEKTPAGKKPKAEKKVPASKEGGDKKGKKKAKKSVETYKIYIFKVLKQVHPDIGISSKAMSIMNSFINDIFEKLAGESAKLARYNKKPTITSREIQTSVRLVLPGELAKHAVSEGTKAVTKFTSS from the coding sequence ATGGCCCCCAAGGCTGCTGAGAAGAAGCCAGTGGAGAAGACCCCCGCGGGCAAGAAGCCCAAGGCGGAGAAGAAGGTGCCGGCGTCCAAGGAGGGCGGCGacaagaaggggaagaagaaggccaagaaaagCGTGGAGACGTACAAGATCTACATCTTCAAGGTGCTCAAGCAGGTGCACCCCGACATCGGCATCTCCTCCAAGGCCATGTCCATCATGAACTCCTTCATCAACGACATCTTTGAGAAGCTCGCCGGTGAGTCCGCCAAGCTCGCGCGCTACAACAAGAAGCCCACCATCACGTCCCGCGAGATCCAGACCTCCGTCCGCCTCGTCCTCCCTGGCGAGCTCGCCAAGCACGCCGTCTCCGAGGGCACCAAGGCCGTCACCAAGTTCACCTCGTCCTAG